In the Leishmania mexicana MHOM/GT/2001/U1103 complete genome, chromosome 34 genome, CGACTCGAATAAcgaccagcagcaccggcccAGCGGCTGCCGATAACCTGAGAAAGTCACCCTCGCACCGGCAGCACAACAAAAGCTTCGAGGGCACCTTTGAAACCCTTGTCAGCACCATCGGCGCAACCCTCTCCACAGTCAACGCCACTCCCGGTGACGTCGGCCCTGTGTCGCTGCAAGAGGCACAGCGGGCCCCGGCAGGCCAGCAGATGAAGCAACCGCTCCTGCAAACAGTGGGATTCAGCttcagcaacagcagcggtggcggagctaGCACGAGTACGCAGAGCAAGCGACGGGCCGCGGAAGGTGACGCggccacccccctctccataGCGCCAAGTGGCGCTGTACCAACCATGTCCTCCGGCGTCGCGCAGCCCCATTTGCCCATGCTAGACCTCAGCAACGGTGTGGGTGATCGACCCCCACCAGCATCCACTGCCGCTCGCAATGCCTGTGAAGCGGGCGGCAATGAGAGTAGTGGCGAGGGACCTCTGCCGAACCAGTGCAGGTCCGCGATTCTGACGCCGTCCCGGCTTCAACTCAGCGACGCAAAGAATCGCAACGCTTTGGAGAACCCCACCGGTCCTCCCGACAGAGACagagctgccggcggcgtggGGTCACCGACCGCTGGTCTCGACCCCGTCGCGGACGACCACGCGAACtttcgcagcagcaacagtaGTCTCTTGCCGTTAGTCGGAAAGTCAAGAGTGGAAAAAGCCGAGAAGGACTTCGGGCGAGCGagtgcggcagcgacggggcACGCCGCGCGAGTCAATGCCTCGAGCGGTGCCGACCTTGTCAGCAGCCAGGGCATCGGCAGTCTCGCTGCACAGAGTGATGTGCAGCCGTCTCCTGCCGCTGGGGTGCTGAGGGACAAAATCTTCacggcgcacctcctctccagcacctccgctcCCAACACCCAGGCCGTCCCGCCGTCGCTCAACACCGCTCCAGAGCAGGACTCAGGGCTTCGCTCCTTCCCTCACCCACAGTCGCCGGCTTATAGCGCGATTGGCTCAAACGACGAAAATGGGAAGTccgtgcacggcgccgctgcagcaacgcatccacctggtgctgctgcgacagTCACTGCCGTGCCGCCTCAGCCAACAGGGGGCATGAAATACGGCGAGGCTCCCGATCTGCTAATGGGGGCGTACTCCATAGACTCCCTTCTTCGCAAGGAAACCTCGGGCAGCACGgtcgccggcggtggtgccggtaGTAAAAaccgcagcggaagcggcgtCGTTTGGTCCTCGTTGCCGTTTtccgcgcagcggcaggcatACGAGGACGCAGTGACTTCCACATCCGCCGCCAACTCCGCCACTTGTCCGCCCCTCAGCGACTCTGGTGTGCACGAAAAAGGCGACACTCGTGCCGGGCTTGCCCAGCGCCCTGGCACCGTCAACGCAAACGGCAATTTGTCAGGCTTCACCACGTCTCGCACGTTTTCAGATGAGTTGCTGGCGAACTCCACCGTGACGGCCCTGTCGAATGGCAGCGGGTCGATTCTCGGCgacgcagagcagcagccgcagcggcctcgTCCGTTCGTGATGGAGGGAGCGGTggccgaggacgacgacatGTGGGGCGAGCCGATATCATCTGCACGGGCACCAGCGCGCCACGTTACTTTCGCCTCCCCGGCCACGACGCACTTTGTGGAGCCGCTTCCGTCGCCGTGGGCAGACAGCGACTACTTCTTCTCGCCCGACTATGCTTACATGGAATACAAAGACGGCGAGGAAGGAGGCCCGtcagagcggcagcagcagcaggtcaCCGATGTGCCCGTGGTggatgaagaggaggcggaggtgctgcgaaGCCTTCTTCGCTTCCGCTTTCGGCACAGAAACTCACGCGCTCagtcgtcatcgccgctgtcTGGCGTGGCGGTGCATCTGAGAGCCCCTGCTTGGGAGGCCTGGTCACGTGGAAGCGACAGCATGCGGAGCAAGACGAGTGCGGTGAACAGTGGCGAGGAGACGCGTACGGAGTCCTGCGCGACGcatgctcagcagcaggtggaaGCCGCCGCGGAAAGGGCGCGACGCGTCTTCTTCACAAAGGAGAGGTTGGCGTCTCGTGCAGCGTTGATGCAGTCTCGGCGTGCTGGTGTGCAAGCTGCAGGCAGCACCAACGACGCTACTGTGGCGGCTatcggcggcagtggcggcgacagcggctcCGCGCTCCGCATCTCCCTCAATCACCCTTCGGTTGCTCCCGCCAACACCATTTCGCTCGCTCTGCCTGATTTCGCTACACCGGTCACGTCTACCTCAGGTGTGACTTGGCACAGTGGCAAAGTGGCTCAGACGCGATCCCCGCCCACGTCTGATAACAACAAAGgcgctgccacggctgccgccgacgACAACTTTGGTGGGTCGgtccagcagcagacgcacGCGGCCTCGGCTCGACCACTGCCAGAAACGGCGGCATCACCGATCGCCTCCCAGCCACTCACGAGGGAGCCGTGCGCACCGCTTCTTGCTTCCCTTGAGAGAGGAAGTGCTCCTGTGACGCAGTCAACCGCGCCATTTGCAGTTGATGCAGAGCGTGTCGTGGATGTCCTACGCGACATCTTCGGCGGCACAGCTGCCGTGTCCGATTCGCTGCACGGCGCGCCTCTTTCACCGGCTGCACCACCGGAGCCGACCTCGGCGGATGGCGCGTCGCCAGTCGATCGCTTGGCCCCTAATGAGTCGCTATCCACCGTGGAGCGCGTCTTGGAGGCGTTGTCTTTCACCTCCCTCATGAGCCGCGCGTCCGGGGGCAGTCCGACCAGCAGCTATGCAATGGATGCATCGGCTTCCTTCGGCCCGCACTCCGGCGGACAGCCCTTTGCTGCCAGCGCTGGTGTCGCCGCTGGGGTGCTAAACGACGGATACGTTGTACCctggcgcacgcacgcgacggcAGCTGGTATTGCACATCTTACTGGGGCGTCTGCATCGACAGATGGCAAGGTTCCGGTGCAAGCGCtggacagcaccgccgcaggtGCATCGGCAGAGATGGCGGCACCTCAGGAATGCGATTTCAAAGACGGCGCGGATGCGAGTGTGCATCTGACGCGACAACGGCTCTTCCCCTTGAGCGCGCACGACGCTAGCCCTCGCCGTAGAGGCACCGCAGCGTTGTCCGTGGCCTCCTTTCTGGGAACTCGACGGCTCCCAGGCGCTCccaccgcagcgcagtgGACCGAGAGGGACGTCCACCTGGCGGTCCTGCAGGAACAACGCCGTATGGCGCTAGAGTACGGCGGCGTTCCCGAAACGGAGCGTCTGGAAGATGTGCTGAGGACGGCGGGCTCGTGATTCacgcagcgcgtcgccgttgcTCTGCCGGATGTCGTTTCCGTGGGCGCCCATCTGCTTTCCTTTGATCTCCACAAGCAAGACAAAAAAATAAAAGAATGTATACAGAAGAGCGGAACCGAGACACGTGCTGGTGACTCTCCCCTCGCCACTTGAGCGACACcactgtgtgtgggtggtgaGCTAGGGTGCGCAACCTCTgtctcgtctctctctctcgttaCGTGACTACATTGCAGGGGGAGAACTCGTGCATGTATCGTTGTTTATTAGTCATCCTGCTGGATGGCAGGtgcccaccccccccctccctcctcccactcacacacgcacacacctttGCCACCGACCTTCCACTTCCCACTTCtcctgcacgccgccaccagtGATGCGGTGACTGCACGTgttgggaggagggggagggggtaggtCGTCACCACTAGGACGCTTCATGGGCCTGCCTACGCAAACTCCACGGCCATCATtctgctccctccctctctcacccttTACagccttctccctctcccttcccgaCAGCCACGCTATTCCACTCCACCCTACCCCACCCCGAAACAATTCCGACATTCCTCTCGCCCCTAAGCTTCGCTCTTCCCCCATCCACCAGGCACAGATGTCCACGCAGGCAGCCATGACCACGACGGAGCGCTGGCAGAAGATTCAGGGACGAGCTCCCGATCCCATCTTCGAGCTCGCAAaacgcgccgccgctgccaaggGCCCCAAGGCCAACCTCGTCATTGGTGCCTACCGCGACGAGCAGGGCCTTCCCTACCCGCTACGCGTGGTCCGCAAGGCTGAGCAGCTTCTTCTGGACATGAATCTTAACTACGAGTACCTACCCATCTCCGGTTACCAGCCCTTCATCGATGAGGCGGTAAAGATGATCTACGGCGATACCGTCGAGCTGGAGAACCTGGTTGCCGTGCAGACGCTGAGCGGGACCggtgccctctctctcggcgCGAAGCTGCTGACTCACGTCTTCGACGCTGAGAAGACGCCCATCTACCTTGCCGACCCCACGTGGCCCAACCACTACAGCATCGTGAAGGCTGCTGGCTGGAAGGACATCCGCACGTACGCCTACTACGACCACAAGACGCTCGGGCTGGATTTTGAGGGCATGAAGAAGGACATTCTGGCTGCGCCGGACGGCTCTGTGTTCCTTCTGCACCAGTGCGCGCACAACCCCACTGGCGTGGACCCGTCGCAGGAGCAGTGGAACGAGATCGCGTCACTGATGCTGGCCAAGCACCATCAGGTGTTCTTCGACTCCGCCTACCAGGGCTATGCGAGCGGCAGCCTCGACACAGACGCGTATGCTGCCCGCCTGTTTGCCCGCCGCGGCATCGAGGTACTGCTGGCGCAGTCGTTCTCCAAGAACATGGGCCTGTACAGCGAGCGTGCGGgcacgctgtcgctgctcctcAAGGACAAGACGAAGCGCGCGGATGTGAAGAGCGTGATGGATTCGCTGATTCGTGCGGAGTACACCTGCCCCCCGGCCCACGGTGCCCATTTGGCTCACCTCATCCTGAGCAACAACGAGCTGCGAAAGGAGTGGGAAGCAGAGCTATCGGCCATGGCGGAGCGCATCCGCACGATGCGCCGCACCGTGTacgacgagctgctgcgcctgcagacGCCCGGACGCTGGGAACACGTCATTAACCAGATTGGCATGTTCTCCTTCCTCGGGCTGTCGAAAGAGCAGTGCGAATACTGCCAAAACCACAACATCTTCATCACGCTGTCGGGCCGCGCTAACATTGCAGGTCTGACGCACGAGACGGCGCTGATGCTGGCACAGACGATCAACGATGCTGTGCGCAATGTGAATCGCAAGTGACGGGGACACGAGCAGCGctcgcgcgccaccgcgggCCGAACACGAAAGCGAAATAGCTCGTAGCATATAAATGGTAAAAGACgcttatttttttttttgagaaGGCAATAGACGCATtgaaaacgagagagagatagagag is a window encoding:
- a CDS encoding putative aspartate aminotransferase; the encoded protein is MSTQAAMTTTERWQKIQGRAPDPIFELAKRAAAAKGPKANLVIGAYRDEQGLPYPLRVVRKAEQLLLDMNLNYEYLPISGYQPFIDEAVKMIYGDTVELENLVAVQTLSGTGALSLGAKLLTHVFDAEKTPIYLADPTWPNHYSIVKAAGWKDIRTYAYYDHKTLGLDFEGMKKDILAAPDGSVFLLHQCAHNPTGVDPSQEQWNEIASLMLAKHHQVFFDSAYQGYASGSLDTDAYAARLFARRGIEVLLAQSFSKNMGLYSERAGTLSLLLKDKTKRADVKSVMDSLIRAEYTCPPAHGAHLAHLILSNNELRKEWEAELSAMAERIRTMRRTVYDELLRLQTPGRWEHVINQIGMFSFLGLSKEQCEYCQNHNIFITLSGRANIAGLTHETALMLAQTINDAVRNVNRK